One region of Primulina tabacum isolate GXHZ01 chromosome 1, ASM2559414v2, whole genome shotgun sequence genomic DNA includes:
- the LOC142535646 gene encoding uncharacterized protein LOC142535646 isoform X1 gives MSPCVTAFPANSYACSPSPCASNLTLLSPFHSFNCSRTTIAAAAAPHSGSSGISIFHYGRNEQNSKASFHHFRHNYVSLRVTNESSRAATSEVSTDANTETSEADKIVDGMDFGELCNEFECVSSPSVESTARQLARDILELRQGNRALGVFAVSVKYRDPVRSFTGREKYKRQLWATNALENPKVTVQEMVMLSTSELNIKWTVRGKPKSPIFSVVGDLVVKVNSKFILNQISGQVIEHKETWDLSDSSPIVQSWFWTSRRLFATVQTGKDVSEFMKDLTNGFQTEDTNTEIYPDPSGDPTKFFQGDDGFQRDLYQVALFLAVAYFVVQFLRTTL, from the exons ATGAGCCCTTGTGTCACAGCTTTCCCAGCCAACTCTTATGCTTGTTCTCCCTCCCCCTGTGCTTCAAATTTGACACTTTTATCACCATTCCATTCATTTAACTGCAGTAGAACTActattgctgctgctgctgctcctCATAGCGGTAGTAGTGGTATTAGTATCTTTCATTATGGCCGGAATGAGCAGAACTCGAAGGCTTCGTTCCATCATTTTCGTCACAATTATGTTTCTTTACGAG TGACAAATGAGTCTTCTAGAGCTGCAACATCTGAGGTGTCTACGGATGCAAACACCGAAACATCCGAAGCAGACAAGATTGTTGATGGAATGGACTTTGGTGAGCTTTGTAATGAGTTTGAGTGCGTAAGCAGCCCATCTGTGGAATCCACTGCTCGACAACTTGCTCGCGACATTCTTGAACTTCGGCAAGGAAATCGTGCTCTGGGTGTCTTCGCCGTTTCTGTCAAGTACAGG GATCCAGTGAGAAGTTTTACTGGTAGAGAAAAGTACAAAAGACAGTTGTGGGCAACAAATGCACTAGAGAATCCCAAAGTG ACTGTGCAGGAGATGGTGATGTTGTCAACAAGTGAGTTAAATATCAAGTGGACTGTGAGAGGGAAGCCCAAGTCTCCAATTTTTAGTGTTGTAGGAGACTTGGTTGTCAAAGTGAATTCAAAATTCATTCTAAATCAGATCAGTGGGCAAGTAATCGAGCACAAGGAGACCTGGGATTTGTCTGATTCGTCGCCTATAGTTCAATCATGGTTCTGGACTTCAAGACGACTATTTGCCACGGTTCAAACAGGAAAAGATGTCTCTGAATTCATGAAGGACTTGACTAATGGCTTCCAAACAGAGGATACGAATACAGAAATCTATCCAGATCCTTCTGGTGATCCAACAAAG TTTTTCCAAGGGGATGATGGGTTTCAGAGAGATTTATACCAGGTTGCATTATTTCTTGCAGTTGCCTATTTTGTTGTACAGTTCTTGAGGACAACTCTGTAA
- the LOC142535449 gene encoding aspartic proteinase 36-like isoform X1, with protein MDSGRRRMRWAFLMLFLVDLMCVVKGNVVFEVHHKYGGRGEKAALSSLRAHDSRRHGRMLASMDFQLGGDGSPTNAALYYTKITIGTPPVDYHVQVDTGSDILWVNCHNCLRCPTKSDLNIPLQQYDLKASSTGKTISCDQAFCASVFNAPSSDCKVGFNCEYAITYGDGSRTEGYFVRDYFRFDQVTGNLLTSAMNGSIAFGCSAKQSGELGSSSEAVDGIIGFGQANTSVLSQLASSGKVKKIFSHCLDSYKGGGIFAIGEVVQPKVNRTKLLQNDRQHYNVVLKDIDVGGQLLNLPTDIFDTGSSTGTIIDSGTTLAYLPNNAYQQVVDKMMVQQPNLKTHIVEQQFKCFYYSENVDDGFPVVTFHFEGGLSLPVYPHDYLFEVRDTEYCIGWQNSEMQTKDGKEITLLGDLALSDKLILYDLENQTIGWTQYNCSSSIKVKDEATGNTYAVGAHNISAAFNVSGVNVLSFLLLIVALFNLIE; from the exons ATGGATTCCGGGAGGAGGCGTATGAGGTGGGCTTTCCTTATGTTGTTCTTGGTTGATTTGATGTGTGTGGTGAAGGGTAATGTGGTCTTCGAAGTTCATCACAAATACGGTGGTCGCGGGGAGAAGGCGGCTTTGAGCTCCCTGAGGGCACATGATTCGCGGCGCCACGGCAGGATGCTAGCTTCCATGGATTTTCAGTTAGGGGGCGATGGATCACCCACTAATGCAGC GCTCTATTACACCAAAATAACAATTGGGACTCCTCCAGTTGACTATCATGTCCAAGTTGATACAGGAAGTGATATTTTGTGGGTGAATTGTCATAACTGTCTTAGGTGCCCCACTAAAAGTGATCTTAAT ATACCCTTGCAGCAGTATGACTTGAAGGCATCCTCTACAGGAAAAACGATCTCTTGTGACCAGGCTTTTTGCGCTTCCGTATTCAACGCTCCTAGTTCAGATTGCAAGGTTGGATTTAACTGCGAATATGCTATTACCTACGGAGATGGGAGCAGAACTGAGGGTTACTTTGTCAGAGATTATTTTAGATTTGATCAAGTGACTGGAAACCTTCTAACTTCAGCAATGAATGGATCCATAGCATTTGG GTGCTCGGCTAAACAATCGGGAGAGCTTGGTTCATCTTCTGAGGCAGTTGATGGAATAATTGGTTTTGGACAAGCAAATACCTCTGTTCTTTCTCAGCTTGCTTCATCTGGAAAGGTGAAAAAGATCTTTTCACATTGCCTGGACAGCTATAAGGGAGGTGGCATTTTTGCTATTGGAGAAGTAGTTCAGCCAAAAGTAAATAGAACAAAACTCCTCCAAAATGA CAGGCAACATTATAATGTTGTTTTGAAGGATATTGACGTGGGTGGTCAGTTGCTTAATCTTCCTACTGATATATTTGACACGGGATCTAGTACGGGGACTATAATTGACAGTGGCACAACCTTGGCCTATCTTCCAAACAATGCTTATCAACAAGTTGTAGACAAG ATGATGGTGCAGCAACCAAATTTGAAAACTCATATAGTTGAACAGCAATTCAAATGTTTTTATTACAGTGAGAA TGTTGATGATGGATTTCCAGTTGTAACATTTCATTTTGAGGGCGGACTCTCTTTGCCAGTTTATCCTCATGATTATCTATTTGAAGTTCGT GATACTGAATATTGTATAGGTTGGCAAAACAGTGAAATGCAGACAAAGGATGGAAAAGAAATTACCCTGCTGGGAG ATCTCGCATTATCAGACAAGCTTATTTTGTATGACCTTGAAAATCAAACCATTGGATGGACACAATATAACT GCTCATCTAGCATCAAAGTAAAAGATGAAGCTACTGGAAATACTTACGCTGTGGGTGCCCATAACATATCTGCTGCATTCAATGTATCTGGCGTGAATGTTCTATCATTCCTTTTACTAATAGTCGCCCTCTTCAACCTCATAGAATAA
- the LOC142535646 gene encoding uncharacterized protein LOC142535646 isoform X2, translating into MSPCVTAFPANSYACSPSPCASNLTLLSPFHSFNCSRTTIAAAAAPHSGSSGISIFHYGRNEQNSKASFHHFRHNYVSLRVTNESSRAATSEVSTDANTETSEADKIVDGMDFGELCNEFECVSSPSVESTARQLARDILELRQGNRALGVFAVSVKYRDPVRSFTGREKYKRQLWATNALENPKVTVQEMVMLSTSELNIKWTVRGKPKSPIFSVVGDLVVKVNSKFILNQISGQVIEHKETWDLSDSSPIVQSWFWTSRRLFATVQTGKDVSEFMKDLTNGFQTEDTNTEIYPDPSGDPTKLPILLYSS; encoded by the exons ATGAGCCCTTGTGTCACAGCTTTCCCAGCCAACTCTTATGCTTGTTCTCCCTCCCCCTGTGCTTCAAATTTGACACTTTTATCACCATTCCATTCATTTAACTGCAGTAGAACTActattgctgctgctgctgctcctCATAGCGGTAGTAGTGGTATTAGTATCTTTCATTATGGCCGGAATGAGCAGAACTCGAAGGCTTCGTTCCATCATTTTCGTCACAATTATGTTTCTTTACGAG TGACAAATGAGTCTTCTAGAGCTGCAACATCTGAGGTGTCTACGGATGCAAACACCGAAACATCCGAAGCAGACAAGATTGTTGATGGAATGGACTTTGGTGAGCTTTGTAATGAGTTTGAGTGCGTAAGCAGCCCATCTGTGGAATCCACTGCTCGACAACTTGCTCGCGACATTCTTGAACTTCGGCAAGGAAATCGTGCTCTGGGTGTCTTCGCCGTTTCTGTCAAGTACAGG GATCCAGTGAGAAGTTTTACTGGTAGAGAAAAGTACAAAAGACAGTTGTGGGCAACAAATGCACTAGAGAATCCCAAAGTG ACTGTGCAGGAGATGGTGATGTTGTCAACAAGTGAGTTAAATATCAAGTGGACTGTGAGAGGGAAGCCCAAGTCTCCAATTTTTAGTGTTGTAGGAGACTTGGTTGTCAAAGTGAATTCAAAATTCATTCTAAATCAGATCAGTGGGCAAGTAATCGAGCACAAGGAGACCTGGGATTTGTCTGATTCGTCGCCTATAGTTCAATCATGGTTCTGGACTTCAAGACGACTATTTGCCACGGTTCAAACAGGAAAAGATGTCTCTGAATTCATGAAGGACTTGACTAATGGCTTCCAAACAGAGGATACGAATACAGAAATCTATCCAGATCCTTCTGGTGATCCAACAAAG TTGCCTATTTTGTTGTACAGTTCTTGA
- the LOC142516836 gene encoding abscisic acid 8'-hydroxylase CYP707A2 codes for MLSMHLKTTSLFDFTIMFVSFQQELQLPTMLTLFIGISIAVLVLTWLSTSTRRKGEIPGKLGIPFLGQTFAFLAATNSTKGCYDFVRLRRSRYGQWFKTRLFGNVHVYVPTVEGAKTVFANDFVLFNKGYLKSMGDMVGKKSLLRVPHEIHGRIRRLLSDPFSMKSVSKFVPKFDRELCTRLERLERAGKSFRVLEFTMKVAFDGICDMLMSITDASTLERLEGDVTVVADAMLSFPIMLPGSRYYSGMKARKRILETLKAKITRRRNGQETGDDFLQSMLQRDSYPPNERLDDEEIMDNLLTMIIAGQSTTAAAIMWCVKFLDENKQVQDRLREEQLSILGKNAVGALLKYEDLMSMAYGSKVVKETLRMANVLLWYPRVALHDCTIGGFEIKKGWKVNVDATHIHYDPTIYTEPMRFNPSRFDDMQKPCSYIPFGSGPRTCLGINMAKVTMLVFLHRLTGGYTWIVDDDDLSLERKAHIPRLQSGCPITLTRLDSKA; via the exons ATGCTATCGATGCATTTAAAAACGACATCCTTGTTTGACTTCACAATCATGTTTGTTTCATTCCAGCAAGAGCTTCAACTTCCTACTATGTTAACTTTATTCATTGGCATAAGTATAGCAGTATTAGTGCTCACGTGGTTAAGTACATCAACAAGGAGAAAAGGTGAGATTCCTGGGAAACTAGGAATCCCTTTTCTTGGCCAGACCTTCGCCTTTCTTGCGGCAACGAATAGCACCAAAGGCTGCTATGATTTCGTTCGACTCCGACGATCGAG GTATGGACAGTGGTTCAAAACGAGATTATTTGGTAATGTTCACGTATATGTCCCGACTGTCGAGGGTGCAAAGACAGTATTCGCCAATGATTTTGTTCTGTTCAACAAAGGGTATTTAAAATCAATGGGAGACATGGTTGGAAAGAAAAGTTTACTCCGTGTTCCGCATGAAATACACGGACGCATCAGGCGACTGCTCTCAGATCCTTTCTCGATGAAGTCCGTATCCAAGTTCGTCCCAAAATTTGATCGCGAATTGTGTACGAGATTAGAAAGATTGGAAAGGGCTGGAAAAAGCTTCAGGGTACTTGAATTCACTATGAAG GTTGCATTTGATGGTATCTGTGATATGCTGATGAGCATCACGGATGCTTCCACGCTTGAACGACTCGAGGGGGATGTCACAGTTGTTGCCGATGCAATGCTATCATTTCCCATTATGTTACCCGGCTCGAGATACTACAGCGGCATGAAG GCGCGCAAAAGGATATTGGAAACCCTGAAAGCAAAGATTACCAGGAGGCGGAATGGACAGGAAACTGGGGACGATTTTCTGCAATCCATGCTGCAAAGAGATTCGTATCCTCCGAACGAAAGGCTCGATGATGAAGAGATAATGGATAATCTACTGACCATGATAATAGCGGGGCAGAGCACCACCGCAGCTGCCATAATGTGGTGTGTCAAGTTCTTGGACGAAAATAAACAAGTTCAGGACAGGCTAAGG GAGGAACAATTGTCAATACTTGGGAAAAATGCTGTTGGAGCTCTACTTAAATATGAAGATCTGATGAGCATGGCTTACGGTTCAAAA GTTGTCAAAGAGACTTTGAGGATGGCAAATGTTTTGTTGTGGTATCCTCGTGTTGCACTTCATGACTGCACTATTGGAG GTTTTGAGATAAAGAAAGGGTGGAAAGTGAACGTTGATGCGACTCATATACATTATGACCCAACAATATACACAGAACCCATGCGCTTCAACCCTTCAAGATTTGAT GACATGCAAAAGCCATGCAGCTACATACCATTCGGGTCAGGACCTCGGACATGTTTGGGTATAAATATGGCGAAAGTGACCATGTTAGTGTTCTTGCACCGACTCACCGGCGGATACAC GTGGATTGTTGATGACGATGATCTTAGCTTGGAAAGAAAAGCACATATTCCTAGGTTACAAAGCGGATGCCCCATTACGTTAACACGATTGGATTCCAAAGCTTAA
- the LOC142535449 gene encoding aspartic proteinase 36-like isoform X2: MDSGRRRMRWAFLMLFLVDLMCVVKGNVVFEVHHKYGGRGEKAALSSLRAHDSRRHGRMLASMDFQLGGDGSPTNAALYYTKITIGTPPVDYHVQVDTGSDILWVNCHNCLRCPTKSDLNIPLQQYDLKASSTGKTISCDQAFCASVFNAPSSDCKVGFNCEYAITYGDGSRTEGYFVRDYFRFDQVTGNLLTSAMNGSIAFGCSAKQSGELGSSSEAVDGIIGFGQANTSVLSQLASSGKVKKIFSHCLDSYKGGGIFAIGEVVQPKVNRTKLLQNEQHYNVVLKDIDVGGQLLNLPTDIFDTGSSTGTIIDSGTTLAYLPNNAYQQVVDKMMVQQPNLKTHIVEQQFKCFYYSENVDDGFPVVTFHFEGGLSLPVYPHDYLFEVRDTEYCIGWQNSEMQTKDGKEITLLGDLALSDKLILYDLENQTIGWTQYNCSSSIKVKDEATGNTYAVGAHNISAAFNVSGVNVLSFLLLIVALFNLIE; the protein is encoded by the exons ATGGATTCCGGGAGGAGGCGTATGAGGTGGGCTTTCCTTATGTTGTTCTTGGTTGATTTGATGTGTGTGGTGAAGGGTAATGTGGTCTTCGAAGTTCATCACAAATACGGTGGTCGCGGGGAGAAGGCGGCTTTGAGCTCCCTGAGGGCACATGATTCGCGGCGCCACGGCAGGATGCTAGCTTCCATGGATTTTCAGTTAGGGGGCGATGGATCACCCACTAATGCAGC GCTCTATTACACCAAAATAACAATTGGGACTCCTCCAGTTGACTATCATGTCCAAGTTGATACAGGAAGTGATATTTTGTGGGTGAATTGTCATAACTGTCTTAGGTGCCCCACTAAAAGTGATCTTAAT ATACCCTTGCAGCAGTATGACTTGAAGGCATCCTCTACAGGAAAAACGATCTCTTGTGACCAGGCTTTTTGCGCTTCCGTATTCAACGCTCCTAGTTCAGATTGCAAGGTTGGATTTAACTGCGAATATGCTATTACCTACGGAGATGGGAGCAGAACTGAGGGTTACTTTGTCAGAGATTATTTTAGATTTGATCAAGTGACTGGAAACCTTCTAACTTCAGCAATGAATGGATCCATAGCATTTGG GTGCTCGGCTAAACAATCGGGAGAGCTTGGTTCATCTTCTGAGGCAGTTGATGGAATAATTGGTTTTGGACAAGCAAATACCTCTGTTCTTTCTCAGCTTGCTTCATCTGGAAAGGTGAAAAAGATCTTTTCACATTGCCTGGACAGCTATAAGGGAGGTGGCATTTTTGCTATTGGAGAAGTAGTTCAGCCAAAAGTAAATAGAACAAAACTCCTCCAAAATGA GCAACATTATAATGTTGTTTTGAAGGATATTGACGTGGGTGGTCAGTTGCTTAATCTTCCTACTGATATATTTGACACGGGATCTAGTACGGGGACTATAATTGACAGTGGCACAACCTTGGCCTATCTTCCAAACAATGCTTATCAACAAGTTGTAGACAAG ATGATGGTGCAGCAACCAAATTTGAAAACTCATATAGTTGAACAGCAATTCAAATGTTTTTATTACAGTGAGAA TGTTGATGATGGATTTCCAGTTGTAACATTTCATTTTGAGGGCGGACTCTCTTTGCCAGTTTATCCTCATGATTATCTATTTGAAGTTCGT GATACTGAATATTGTATAGGTTGGCAAAACAGTGAAATGCAGACAAAGGATGGAAAAGAAATTACCCTGCTGGGAG ATCTCGCATTATCAGACAAGCTTATTTTGTATGACCTTGAAAATCAAACCATTGGATGGACACAATATAACT GCTCATCTAGCATCAAAGTAAAAGATGAAGCTACTGGAAATACTTACGCTGTGGGTGCCCATAACATATCTGCTGCATTCAATGTATCTGGCGTGAATGTTCTATCATTCCTTTTACTAATAGTCGCCCTCTTCAACCTCATAGAATAA